A window of the Astyanax mexicanus isolate ESR-SI-001 chromosome 22, AstMex3_surface, whole genome shotgun sequence genome harbors these coding sequences:
- the tent2 gene encoding poly(A) RNA polymerase GLD2, with the protein MFPRSPVFPHNRRQASPNNMFTQPSLARAFVQQQIESQLNFTNRNFHSHHLNGFPLIPTYQWKPPLDVPYTSPNGSKNKNRKRKSDGSTQDDQKRQRVRSPKPYEPPGKVSSFSPVHRGEQGPSRRAVDETCSPVHSPMHTPGTSKPVGCVPSLREESYQNAYSGFPPSIVKDKLSQQILDLFLACEQQNEDLQKKESCRAQLQWDIQLLHPCARVFLAGSSLNGFGSRSSDADLCLVVQDGPVNQRTDAVYILSRVQRLLYKLSYIERPQLIRAKVPILKFRDRISGVEFDLNVNNVVGIRNTFLLRTYAHIERRVRPIILVIKKWASHNKINDASRGTLSSYTLVLMVLHYLQTLPEPVIPCLQKDYPECFSPVMDIHLVPDGPKNIPPFVSKNQSSLGDLLLGFLKYYATVFRWDKFVISVREGKALPRPNSWEWKNKFICVEEPFDGTNTARAVHEKMKFDAIKAQFTESWQVLQVRKDLDYILPIRETKPKR; encoded by the exons ATGTTTCCGAGGTCTCCTGTCTTCCCCCATAACCGGCGGCAAGCCAGTCCAAATAACATGTTCACCCAACCCTCTTTAGCCCGAGCCTTCGTGCAACAACAAATTGAGTCACAGCTGAACTTCACAAACAGAAA ttttcaCAGCCATCATTTGAATGGATTCCCTCTCATCCCAACCTATCAGTGGAAGCCTCCACTGGATGTTCCGTATACCAGTCCGAAtgggtcaaaaaataaaaacagaaa GAGGAAAAGTGACGGCTCCACCCAGGATGACCAGAAGAGGCAGCGCGTCCGCTCCCCAAAACCATATGAGCCGCCGGGCAAAGTGTCTAGTTTTAGCCCAGTACATCGAGGAGAGCAAGGGCCATCTAGAAGGGCCGTGGATGAGACCTGCTCTCCCGTTCATTCTCCTATGCACACCCCTGGCACCTCCAAACCAGTAGGCTGTGTACCGTCTCTCAGGGAGGAGTCTTATCAGAATGCCTACAGCGGTTTCCCACCGTCCATTGTCAAAGATAAG CTGAGTCAGCAGATCCTGGACTTGTTCCTTGCTTGCGAACAGCAGAATGAAGACCTGCAGAAGAAGGAATCTTGTCGGGCCCAGTTGCAGTGGGACATTCAGCTGCTACACCCAT GTGCCAGGGTGTTTTTAGCAGGGTCGTCTCTAAATGGTTTTGGCAGTCGAAGCAGTGATGCCGATCTGTGCCTCGTAGTTCAAGATGGGCCG GTAAATCAGCGAACAGATGCTGTGTACATACTCAGTCGTGTGCAGAGGTTGTTATACAAATTGT CTTACATTGAGAGACCTCAGCTCATCCGAGCAAAAGTACCCATTCTAAAGTTCAGGGACCGCATCAG TGGAGTGGAGTTTGATTTGAATGTGAACAATGTTGTCGGAATCCGAAACACCTTCCTGCTACGGACATATGCGCACA TTGAGAGGCGAGTTCGTCCTATCATCCTCGTGATTAAAAAGTGGGCCAGTCACAACAAAATCAACGATGCCAGTCGTGGAACCCTTAGCAGCTACACGCTAGTCCTGATGGTGCTACATTACCTCCAGA CTCTCCCAGAACCCGTGATCCCTTGCCTTCAGAAAGATTATCCA GAGTGTTTTAGCCCAGTAATGGACATCCATCTGGTCCCAGACGGGCCCAAGAACATTCCTCCCTTCGTGTCAAAGAACCAGTCATCTCTTGGAGACCTGCTCCTCGGTTTCCTAAAATACTACGCCACAGTTTTCAG ATGGGACAAGTTTGTGATCTCTGTGCGTGAAGGAAAGGCTCTTCCCAGGCCAAACTCCTGGGAGTGGAAAAACAAGTTCATCTGTGTGGAAG AACCATTTGATGGAACAAACACAGCCAGGGCAGTTCATGAGAAAATGAAATTTGATGCCATCAAAGCGCAGTTCACTGAG TCCTGGCAGGTGCTGCAGGTGAGGAAAGATCTGGACTATATTTTACCCATCAGAGAAACAAAACCGAAGAGATAA